In a single window of the Caproicibacterium sp. BJN0003 genome:
- the truA gene encoding tRNA pseudouridine(38-40) synthase TruA produces the protein MRNLLLRICFDGAKYHGWQIQENAITVQEVFQKALEDVLHETPELKGCSRTDSGVHANEFCISLKTERKIPAQRLPFALNHFLPEDVAVLSCEEVPKSFHARYSCKGKEYIYRIWTSPVRNPFLRGRALHYWYPLDEQKMQEAAEYFLGSHDFTSFCTLDQREMGDFVRTVTTAKIERKENFLTFTVAADGFLYHMVRIMVGTLLMVGEGKLSPESVERILKAKDRSAAGPTAPSQGLYLNRVFYDEKEVMG, from the coding sequence ATGCGGAATTTACTCCTGAGAATCTGCTTTGATGGAGCAAAATATCATGGCTGGCAGATTCAGGAGAATGCGATAACGGTACAGGAAGTGTTCCAAAAAGCTTTGGAAGATGTCCTTCATGAAACGCCGGAATTAAAAGGATGCTCCCGAACAGATTCCGGTGTGCATGCAAACGAGTTTTGCATTTCTCTCAAAACGGAGCGCAAAATTCCAGCACAGCGTTTGCCGTTTGCATTGAATCATTTTTTGCCGGAGGATGTGGCAGTACTTTCCTGCGAGGAAGTTCCGAAAAGTTTTCATGCAAGGTATTCCTGCAAAGGAAAAGAATATATTTATAGAATATGGACCTCTCCTGTTCGCAATCCGTTTCTTAGGGGACGGGCACTTCATTACTGGTACCCGCTCGACGAGCAGAAAATGCAGGAAGCCGCAGAATACTTTTTAGGGTCGCATGATTTTACTTCTTTTTGTACGCTGGATCAGCGAGAAATGGGAGATTTTGTCCGTACAGTGACGACTGCAAAAATTGAGCGAAAAGAGAATTTCTTAACTTTTACAGTAGCTGCTGATGGATTTTTGTATCATATGGTTCGAATTATGGTTGGAACGCTGCTCATGGTGGGAGAAGGGAAACTTTCGCCGGAGTCGGTGGAAAGAATTTTAAAAGCAAAGGATCGCTCAGCGGCAGGACCTACTGCGCCGTCGCAGGGGCTTTATTTGAATCGGGTATTTTATGATGAGAAGGAAGTGATGGGATGA
- a CDS encoding DUF5711 family protein: MKLFSSKQTKDDSESSSVDERALNAKDKELKAKERLPHVPKWAYRVIVILMITVVGLGIWMNRDNLSPQNIGDWVQTQFLGMGVGEGYPLNLNGDEVEAQNFCVSDGRLLLTGNTTILSLNSSAKQIFSRKHGFSNPVMLAKGQKVLVYNQGGKGYRIENQIKTLVSDNASQNIVTAALASNGAYALILEDSGYCGKLTAYTKDNKEAYNYWFSDAYPTAIALNEEGNRAVVTAVTVNNGVLQSSFYLLDFNSTDPVTPVGTYPNTVFTKVSYQNGSITAVGDTRTVVMSEKGKEIANYDYQGAKLVCAALDQNRAALCLSSFENASAVKLVTLSNQGTQESSIDVDSRVTAVSLYGDTMAALLDGQVCAYSVSRGTQTGSCDIKSDMRTIALSSEKQVYLLGVSEVSCATFQASTASSGVS; this comes from the coding sequence ATGAAGCTGTTTTCGTCCAAGCAGACAAAGGATGATTCGGAATCGTCCTCTGTTGATGAACGTGCGCTAAATGCAAAAGATAAAGAATTAAAAGCAAAAGAACGGCTTCCCCATGTGCCAAAGTGGGCATATCGTGTGATTGTGATTTTGATGATTACGGTTGTGGGATTAGGAATTTGGATGAATCGTGATAATCTTTCTCCACAGAATATAGGAGACTGGGTACAGACACAGTTTTTAGGAATGGGAGTCGGAGAAGGATATCCGCTGAACCTCAATGGGGACGAAGTGGAAGCCCAAAATTTTTGTGTGTCAGATGGCCGCCTGCTTTTAACGGGGAATACGACGATTCTTTCCCTTAATAGCAGTGCAAAACAAATTTTCAGCCGAAAACATGGCTTTTCTAATCCAGTGATGCTTGCAAAGGGACAAAAGGTTTTAGTTTATAATCAGGGAGGAAAAGGATATCGGATAGAAAATCAGATTAAGACGCTGGTTTCTGACAACGCTTCTCAAAATATTGTAACAGCAGCCCTTGCTTCGAATGGAGCTTATGCGCTGATTTTGGAAGACTCCGGGTATTGCGGCAAATTAACCGCTTATACCAAAGATAATAAAGAAGCTTACAATTATTGGTTTTCCGATGCTTATCCTACAGCAATTGCACTTAATGAGGAGGGAAACCGTGCAGTGGTCACAGCGGTCACTGTAAATAATGGAGTTTTGCAGAGTAGCTTTTATTTGCTCGATTTTAATAGTACTGATCCTGTTACTCCTGTAGGGACTTATCCCAATACGGTGTTTACAAAAGTTTCCTATCAAAACGGCAGTATTACTGCAGTTGGAGATACTCGTACGGTTGTTATGTCTGAAAAAGGAAAAGAGATTGCTAACTATGATTACCAGGGCGCAAAATTGGTTTGCGCTGCACTTGATCAGAATCGGGCGGCACTTTGTCTTTCTTCTTTCGAAAATGCTTCAGCGGTCAAACTTGTAACGCTTTCAAACCAAGGAACCCAAGAGAGCAGCATTGATGTTGATTCTCGCGTGACGGCAGTTTCCCTTTATGGTGATACAATGGCCGCTCTTTTGGATGGACAGGTTTGTGCCTATTCTGTATCCAGAGGGACACAGACAGGCTCCTGTGATATAAAGAGCGATATGCGTACAATTGCGCTTAGTTCTGAAAAACAAGTCTATTTATTGGGCGTTTCCGAAGTGAGTTGTGCGACGTTTCAGGCTTCAACAGCTTCTTCCGGCGTTTCCTAA
- a CDS encoding CvpA family protein produces MTVFDGIMLILFLLFAITGIRQGFLHSVSGLVSILLASLLAPSVGSMAMVWIGDQPAASPEDMMIHHMVVIGISFLVLLIIGSAVMRILTALVHLPGLKLLNRILGGVFGALQGGVLILLICALANFWIPEAEKQIPQFRSEMVTQSSVYQFVEEKNPFLLIYQNAMEWQKEMREKI; encoded by the coding sequence TTGACGGTATTTGATGGAATTATGCTGATTCTTTTCCTTTTATTCGCAATAACAGGAATCCGGCAAGGCTTTTTGCATTCAGTTTCCGGTTTGGTCAGCATATTGTTGGCGTCACTTTTGGCTCCTTCCGTTGGTTCTATGGCAATGGTATGGATCGGAGACCAGCCGGCAGCTTCTCCAGAGGATATGATGATTCACCACATGGTGGTAATTGGAATCTCATTTTTGGTACTGCTGATTATTGGGAGTGCCGTGATGCGGATTTTAACAGCACTTGTTCATCTCCCGGGGCTGAAGCTTCTAAATCGGATTTTAGGCGGTGTTTTTGGTGCGCTGCAAGGCGGCGTGTTGATCCTTTTGATTTGCGCGTTGGCAAATTTTTGGATCCCAGAAGCAGAAAAACAAATTCCGCAATTTCGGTCTGAAATGGTTACCCAATCTTCTGTTTATCAGTTTGTAGAGGAGAAAAATCCATTTTTATTGATTTACCAAAATGCGATGGAATGGCAGAAAGAGATGAGAGAGAAAATATGA
- a CDS encoding CDP-alcohol phosphatidyltransferase family protein, with the protein MTYHNKNLNIPNALTVLRMILIIPFVIFYVNKQYIPAVVVLIISGITDALDGFVARHFNQFTELGKMLDPLSDKLTQGSVALCLAIQYPILLPFFLVFIIKEVGMVIAALVLIKKRKKPCGSKWYGKIATILFYISFVTIVAMRIWNIDNMTLTVVLLSITAFFMIYALIRYFVIFLSILRSDDPENHLDINEVMDKQITSDRKD; encoded by the coding sequence ATGACATACCATAATAAAAATCTGAATATTCCAAATGCTTTAACAGTCCTGCGAATGATTTTGATTATTCCGTTTGTTATTTTTTATGTGAACAAACAGTATATTCCAGCGGTCGTGGTTTTGATCATTTCCGGTATTACGGATGCATTAGATGGCTTTGTAGCGCGCCATTTTAACCAATTTACAGAGCTTGGGAAAATGCTGGATCCTCTTTCGGATAAACTGACGCAAGGTTCGGTTGCCCTTTGCCTTGCAATTCAGTATCCAATTTTGTTACCTTTCTTTCTGGTTTTTATTATCAAGGAAGTTGGTATGGTAATTGCGGCACTGGTTCTGATCAAAAAGAGAAAAAAACCCTGTGGTTCCAAATGGTACGGAAAAATTGCTACCATTCTGTTTTACATCTCTTTTGTCACCATTGTGGCTATGCGAATTTGGAATATTGATAATATGACGCTTACAGTCGTTTTGCTCAGCATTACGGCATTCTTTATGATTTATGCATTGATTCGCTATTTTGTTATTTTCCTTTCGATCCTTAGAAGCGATGATCCGGAAAACCATTTGGATATCAATGAGGTAATGGATAAACAGATCACATCAGACCGAAAAGATTAA